Proteins found in one Terribacillus sp. DMT04 genomic segment:
- a CDS encoding GNAT family N-acetyltransferase has product MNPILQDFKTAIETERLLIRKPEIGDGKAVNDAIKASVTELKSWMPWVQEIPAPEDTEENIRESVANWINRTGLRMLIFHKHTGAFIASSGFHAIDWDVPKVEIGYWMDTRYTGQGYMTEAVDALTAYAFTVLGVKRVQILCDEANKASRAVAERVGYQLEGIHYCDSLSVDRKTVRNTVYYSMTR; this is encoded by the coding sequence TTGAATCCAATACTTCAAGATTTTAAAACAGCAATTGAAACAGAACGGCTGCTTATTCGGAAGCCGGAAATTGGCGATGGGAAAGCAGTTAATGATGCAATCAAAGCATCCGTAACGGAATTAAAAAGCTGGATGCCGTGGGTGCAGGAGATTCCTGCACCAGAGGATACAGAAGAAAATATTCGGGAATCAGTTGCCAATTGGATCAACCGGACAGGCCTTCGTATGCTCATCTTTCACAAGCATACAGGGGCGTTTATTGCCTCCAGCGGTTTTCATGCAATCGACTGGGATGTGCCAAAAGTAGAGATTGGCTATTGGATGGACACGCGCTATACTGGTCAAGGCTATATGACAGAAGCAGTAGACGCGCTCACAGCATACGCTTTTACAGTGCTTGGTGTGAAGCGGGTGCAAATACTTTGTGATGAAGCGAATAAAGCAAGCAGGGCAGTGGCCGAACGCGTTGGTTACCAGTTGGAAGGTATTCATTACTGCGACAGCTTGAGTGTTGACCGTAAGACTGTACGCAATACGGTGTACTACAGCATGACCAGATAG